TATGGTTAGATGAAGAGGATTTCAGTTGTAAGTGCATGTAATAACGAACATATTCATAGACGCTGAAGAAGGCCGCATTACCACAAGATTCTCTTAACAATGTTGCCAAACCTCCTCTAAAAATACCTGAAGCCTGAAAGGTATTTCATCAGATTAAGACCATTTTATACATTAATTAGCTGATAGGCAGGCGAGATTCTCACCCCGTCATGTTTCACTGTTTGAAGAACACAATCAAGAGGGCCACTATATCTACTGTACTTTGGAATCAAGGAGTCCGTGCCTTGGACTTGCATCCTACACTGGAGAAACTCAGTTTCATAAATGCtacaaaaatgagaaaaaagagGGAGCAATCACATAATTTTGTGATTTCTACAAGCATTGTCAACTAACCTTTACTAGCTCAGACGAACATAATATAAAGCTGATAATTGCTCCACTATAAGCTGCAGAGGGAATTATTACACGGGGATTGGGCACATCGCTATTTTTTCCTTCCTTCATGAATAACATAAGGGGAGAAACGGTTAAGGGGAGAAACGGTTATActaggaaaaagaaaaagtaattaACTTAATATGTCTGTAAAACCATCAAGCAGAATGTCTTCCGCATGTCAATACCAGAAATTAAGCAAACTGACTCGTCCAAATTACATCTTGCGTACCTGCAATGAATGCTTCGTTTGGGAATAAATACCAAAGAGAAGCGAACTCTCAAAAGCCACCCCAATAAATGAAGATGTCGCACCCCTATAAAGTCCTTTAACCTGTCAAAACAACTATAACTATCTTTTGCAAAGTACAATTTGCTCTAAACAAATTCAGACAATTTCCTCACAAGCAGCAGAACTAAAATGAATGTGAGCATGCTCGAATAAGCTATCGTAAGTACATCACATTTTAACAACAAAGCGCATAAATTAATGCTAAACAAAGAGCAGGGACATATCAAATTGATCAAAAGttcaaactttttttaaacTGATTTCAGTTATACTTCATTAGCTTGCGAAACATGTAAGCTTCATCATATGCTTATACTAGGAATAGGAAGCACAGACATGGACACAGGACACTTGACACGGAAACGGGAAAACGGTGTCCGAACCGTTCCTGAAACGTCGATTGAACGAAGTGTACGTGCTACCTGGTGCTTATGTAATTCCTTACATTTCATACGAATTCAACAATAAGCCGATACACGAGGATTATAAGTCAATCAATCTAACTAGCATATATCAAACAAACAatcaagtaaaaaaattaaagctccaatttttttttaaaaagcatACTCCTTCAGTCTGTAGAATCCTAGCAGTGCAATGCAGACCATTTCTGTACTTAATCCCATGAGTTTCTGTATTATGTTTTTGCATCATCACctacaaaatcaaaccaaagaAATACACATACAAACTCAAAGTTCAGTAAACTCAAAAACTGTATACAAAAACAACCCCCCATACCAAGAATGGGCCAGAATCAAAATTTAAGAGGTACCCGTATCAAATATAAGTACCTTGACCGTGTCAAAAGGAAGACCAGTGATAACGGTGGCAACTCCGGCGAGTAAACCGGCGAGATACTCCTTGTGAGCAGCCGCCTCCATTTTTTACTCTTATTTTTAACCAAGGGGCTGTAATTTAGAGTAATTGAAAAGGATAGAGATGGGTTGGACTTTGTCACCAATCGGGTACTGTGTTTTTTCTTGAACGTTGAATCTGAAATGGATGCATGT
This region of Mercurialis annua linkage group LG1-X, ddMerAnnu1.2, whole genome shotgun sequence genomic DNA includes:
- the LOC126665036 gene encoding mitochondrial arginine transporter BAC1 isoform X2; its protein translation is MEAAAHKEYLAGLLAGVATVITGLPFDTVKVMMQKHNTETHGIKYRNGLHCTARILQTEGVKGLYRGATSSFIGVAFESSLLFGIYSQTKHSLQEGKNSDVPNPRVIIPSAAYSGAIISFILCSSELVKCRMQVQGTDSLIPKYSRYSGPLDCVLQTVKHDGASGIFRGGLATLLRESCGNAAFFSVYEYVRYYMHLQLKSSSSNHSHLTDMGIGILSGGLGGVAFWSAVLPLDVAKTIIQTAPDKSSTRNPFRVLNSESWN
- the LOC126665036 gene encoding mitochondrial arginine transporter BAC1 isoform X1, whose translation is MEAAAHKEYLAGLLAGVATVITGLPFDTVKVMMQKHNTETHGIKYRNGLHCTARILQTEGVKGLYRGATSSFIGVAFESSLLFGIYSQTKHSLQEGKNSDVPNPRVIIPSAAYSGAIISFILCSSELVKCRMQVQGTDSLIPKYSRYSGPLDCVLQTVKHDGASGIFRGGLATLLRESCGNAAFFSVYEYVRYYMHLQLKSSSSNHSHLTDMGIGILSGGLGGVAFWSAVLPLDVAKTIIQTAPDKSSTRNPFRVLNSIYRRAGIKGCYAGLGPTIMRAFPANAAAIVTWELAMKMLGIRRD